The following are encoded in a window of Pecten maximus chromosome 17, xPecMax1.1, whole genome shotgun sequence genomic DNA:
- the LOC117315160 gene encoding uncharacterized protein K02A2.6-like, whose translation MAKGGVGKVGIFDESNESWESYTERVEVCFIANGVKPEIKVASLLSLIGPKTYGLLKNLLAPAKPLDTGYDDIIALLDKHLNPKPSEIAERFRFHKREQRPGEDVMTYVAELRKLPIHCNFGDTLQITIRDRLVCGLRQEAIQRKLLAETTLTLDTAIQTSVAMETAGKDAVELQRSHNDKATPVNKIKAHYSGNKQSHGKHFSRKNSDRSTNSTQSPKHYKKCFRCEGTHDASTCTFISTICRYCSKKGHIEKACLSKKREHKHVKYVKEGSDDDLNPEEPLYYINRMENGRPDPIRIRPNIEGTMIDMELDTGSTVTLISQDLYKEHFCHIPLHETTIRLKTYSGENIKPLGEIRVSVNLYNQTATKNLLVVPQQGPALFGRDWLRTFQIDWHDIKVHVLRLSSTPTELLNILDEHKAVFSEGIGKLKGIKGSITLEENAQPKFHKARLVPYTLKPKVEAELQRLEQQGIIIPVNHSKWAAPIVPVVKKSGQVRVCGDYKVTLNPVMKVEQYPLPRIEDIFSSLAGGQRFSKIDLTQAYLQMEMEDLSKELLTINPHKGLFQYNRLPFGVASAPALWQRAMDQILQNVPFTSCILDDMIISGRTDEEHLQNLRTVLQRLEGYGLKANLDKCDFFKEKVTYCGHIISQDGLQKSPDKVDAVLNAPIPENQQQLRSFLGLVNYYRRFLPDLSTVEGPLNELLHSDSTWKWTTACEESFREVKTLITSNRVLCHYDPELPVKLACDASPYGLGCVLSHTMKDGEERPIAFASRSLTKAEKGYSQIDKEALSLFWGVQKFNTYLYGKHFTLVTDHKPLVQILHPHKSIPAMTAARLQRYAVFLSEHSYDIEYKNTTKHCNADALSRLPLKGSSDGATDPVDLFYTAQIETLPVTSAQIRHETSRDSTLSRVYDMLMLGTLKKTDDPDIIPYINRQDELSVHQGCIVWGNRVIIPSGLQERVLTELHDGHPGVVRMKSVARSYVWWPNIDKQIEQLCSSCLGCQRSGHMPKSAPVHPWEWPSNPWQRIHVDFAGPFMNFMFLIVIDAHSKWPEVFIMRSTTTTLTIELLRNLFARHGIPEQLVSDNGPQFISEEFRQFMKQNGIRHSTSSPYHPRTNGQAERFVQTFKQAMKNAKDEKRTLQQKLSVFLCKYRSTPHAMTNETPAKLLLGRNIRTRLDIMKPDLSARVSYGQDRMKLSRHTGETVRQFSKGQSVMVRDYRSSDRKWIPASIHTKTGPLSYTIDTGTGTLWRRHTDQLRACTVKPSETDVTTINLPEPEVGPITPEVSSTHQSSDKATISDGKEEVVPVMPTPKQKQTIISKSSPCVMGEWTAQGTVPSITHIQQWKMTKKIIKVVTLDKREADRKSGNMEKLGFQKTMEMLSGCGCCD comes from the exons TGTTTTATTGCAAATGGCGTCAAACCAGAAATCAAAGTGGCCTCGCTGCTTAGTTTGATTGGTCCTAAAACGTATGGGTTGCTGAAGAATCTACTGGCCCCAGCTAAACCATTAGATACGGGATACGATGATATTATAGCCCTGCTAGATAAACATTTAAATCCCAAACCATCCGAGATAGCGGAGAGGTTTCGCTTTCATAAGAGAGAACAGCGCCCTGGTGAAGATGTTATGACTTATGTAGCAGAATTACGCAAGTTACCAATTCATTGTAATTTTGGAGATACCCTCCAGATCACAATAAGGGATCGCCTAGTTTGTGGTTTACGCCAGGAAGCTATTCAACGTAAACTTCTAGCTGAAACGACACTAACATTAGACACTGCTATTCAGACTTCGGTTGCCATGGAAACGGCAGGGAAGGACGCAGTTGAACTCCAAcgatcacataatgacaaagcAACGcctgtaaacaaaataaaggcACACTACAGTGGTAATAAACAGAGCCATGGTAAACACTTTTCTCGCAAAAACAGTGATAGGTCTACTAACTCCACACAAAGTCCTAAACATTACAAGAAATGTTTTCGATGTGAAGGTACCCATGATGCCAGTACATGCACGTTCATATCCACAATATGTCGGTATTGTTCTAAGAAAGGGCATATCGAAAAAGCATGCTTGTCTAAAAAACGAGAACATAAACATGTGAAATATGTCAAAGAGGGAAGTGACGATGACCTTAACCCAGAAGAACCATTGTACTACATCAATCGAATGGAGAATGGACGCCCTGATCCTATCCGTATCAGACCAAATATTGAGGGAACAATGATAGACATGGAACTCGATACAGGAAGTACAGTCACATTGATTTCTCAGGACTTGTACAAGGAACATTTCTGTCATATACCACTACATGAGACCACAATAAGGTTGAAGACCTACTCTGGAGAAAATATCAAACCCCTTGGTGAGATACGCGTTTCGGTTAACCTGTACAATCAGACAGCAACAAAGAATCTGTTAGTAGTACCGCAACAAGGCCCAGCATTGTTTGGTAGAGACTGGCTTAGAACATTTCAAATTGATTGGCATGacattaaagtacatgtattgagATTGTCGTCCACACCGACTGAACTTCTGAACATTCTCGATGAACACAAAGCAGTATTCTCAGAGGGAATTGGAAAACTTAAAGGTATCAAAGGTAGTATTACTCTAGAGGAGAATGCTCAACCTAAATTCCATAAAGCTCGCCTTGTACCATACACATTGAAACCCAAAGTTGAAGCAGAACTTCAGAGGTTGGAACAGCAGGGAATTATCATACCTGTCAATCACAGTAAATGGGCAGCACCTATAGTACCGGTTGTGAAGAAATCAGGCCAGGTACGAGTATGTGGGGATTATAAAGTCACCCTGAATCCAGTCATGAAGGTTGAACAGTACCCCTTGCCCCGCATCGAGGATATATTCTCATCTCTGGCTGGAGGACAACGGTTTTCGAAAATAGACTTAACGCAGGCATATTTGCAGATGGAGATGGAAGATTTGTCTAAAGAACTGTTGACAATCAACCCACACAAAGGTCTTTTTCAATATAACCGTTTACCCTTTGGTGTAGCCTCTGCCCCGGCATTATGGCAGCGAGCCATGGACCAAATCCTTCAAAACGTTCCATTTACCTCATGCATCCTGGATGATATGATTATTAGCGGTCGTACTGACGAGGAACATCTACAAAATTTGAGAACTGTACTACAGAGATTGGAAGGGTATGGGTTAAAGGCAAACTTGGACAAGTGTGACTTTTTCAAAGAAAAGGTTACTTATTGTGGACACATCATCAGTCAGGATGGTCTCCAAAAATCGCCGGACAAAGTGGATGCTGTTCTGAACGCTCCGATACCTGAAAACCAACAGCAACTACGCTCATTTCTAGGTTTGGTAAACTACTACCGCCGATTTTTACCTGACTTATCGACAGTCGAAGGACCACTAAATGAACTTCTTCACAGTGACAGTACCTGGAAATGGACCACAGCTTGCGAGGAATCATTTAGAGAGGTTAAAACTCTGATCACATCTAACCGTGTACTATGCCATTACGACCCAGAACTACCAGTAAAACTCGCGTGCGACGCATCACCATATGGTCTAGGATGTGTTCTCTCTCATACCATGAAAGATGGCGAAGAGCGGCCTATTGCATTTGCCTCACGCTCATTGACCAAAGCAGAGAAAGGTTACTCACAGATTGACAAAGAAGCATTGAGTTTGTTTTGGGGTGTTCAGAAGTTTAATACATACTTATATGGTAAACACTTCACACTAGTGACTGACCACAAGCCCCTTGTTCAAATTCTACATCCGCACAAGTCCATACCAGCCATGACAGCTGCCAGGCTTCAACGATATGCTGTGTTTTTGTCGGAACATTCCTATGATATCGAGTACAAAAACACTACAAAGCATTGTAACGCGGACGCGCTTTCGCGGCTTCCATTGAAAGGTAGTTCAGACGGAGCTACGGACCCTGTGGACCTTTTCTACACTGCACAGATCGAAACACTACCTGTAACTAGTGCACAAATTCGTCATGAGACATCTCGAGATTCCACGTTATCTCGAGTGTACGACATGTTAATGTTGGGAACATTGAAGAAAACAGATGACCCTGATATCATACCTTACATAAATCGACAGGATGAACTTTCCGTACATCAAGGTTGTATAGTATGGGGTAACCGTGTAATAATACCAAGTGGCCTACAGGAAAGAGTTCTTACAGAACTACACGATGGACATCCAGGAGTGGTCCGGATGAAATCTGTTGCGAGATCCTATGTTTGGTGGCCAaacattgataaacaaattgaacagTTGTGTAGTTCATGTCTAGGATGTCAACGATCGGGACACATGCCGAAATCTGCACCAGTACACCCTTGGGAGTGGCCTTCCAACCCATGGCAACGGATACATGTTGATTTCGCAGGGCCTTTCATGAACTTCATGTTTTTAATAGTTATTGATGCGCATTCCAAATGGCCTGAGGTATTCATCATGAGATCCACTACAACCACGCTCACCATCGAGTTACTACGCAATTTATTTGCTCGTCATGGTATTCCTGAGCAATTAGTCTCAGATAACGGACCTCAGTTCATTTCTGAGGAGTTTCGTCAATTTATGAAGCAGAATGGTATTCGACATAGTACATCATCACCATATCATCCGCGTACGAACGGACAAGCGGAACGTTTCGTCCAAACTTTCAAACAAGCCATGAAAAACGCAAAGGATGAAAAACGTACATTACAGCAAAAACTGAGTGTATTTCTATGCAAGTACAGATCAACACCACATGCTATGACGAATGAGACACCCGCTAAGTTGCTCTTAGGCCGAAATATAAGGACACGGCTCGACATTATGAAACCTGATTTGTCAGCTAGGGTATCATACGGACAAGACCGCATGAAATTGTCGCGTCACACAGGAGAAACTGTCCGACAGTTTTCTAAAGGCCAAAGTGTGATGGTACGCGATTATCGTTCGTCAGACAGGAAGTGGATTCCTGCATCTATCCACACCAAAACAGGACCTCTGTCCTACACTATTGACACTGGAACAGGAACTCTATGGAGACGTCATACAGACCAGCTTCGTGCTTGTACTGTTAAACCATCAGAGACGGATGTCACTACAATAAACTTACCGGAACCGGAAGTCGGTCCTATTACACCGGAAGTATCATCGACTCATCAGTCATCTGATAAAGCAACTATTTCTGACGGGAAGGAGGAAGTGGTACCTGTGATGCCTACACCTAAGCAAAAACAGACAATCATTTCCAAATCATCCCCATGT GTGATGGGAGAATGGACAGCCCAGGGCACAGTGCCCAGTATTACACATATACAGCAATGGAAAATGACAAAGAAAATCATCAAAGTTGTCACCTTGGACAAAAGAGAAGCTGACAGAAAAAGTGGAAACATGGAGAAACTTGGTTTCCAGAAGACCATGGAAATGCTGTCAGGTTGTGGATGCTGTGACTGA